TAATTACCTTAAAGACACAATCCTCACCAGAGAGATTTTGACTTAGAGATGCGGGGCGAATTTGCCCAAGCCTTAGGCAGTTTTGCTAACTTCTTAATCGCGGAGCGGGGTCTAACTAAAACTTCCGCTGACTTCTATCTCACCGATGTTCGCCAATTCTTATCAACGACCGAAAGGGAATCCTTAGCCGAGATTGGGAGTAAAGATATAAGAGACTATGTGAAAAAGATGTACTCTTTAAATCTCAGTGCCGCTTCGGTCGCCCGAAAGATTATCTCCCTGCGCCAATTCTTCCGTTTTCTATTAAAGGAGTCGCTTATTAAGAATGACCCAACCGAGGATATTGAATTACCAAAGACTAAGAGAAAATTACCGGTCGTTTTGACGGTGGAAGAGATTGAAAGGATAATTAAGGTCTGTGAAGAAGAAGGAAGTTATGAGGGCTTGCGGGCAAAGGCGATGATTGAAATCCTTTACGGTTGCGGTCTGAGAGCCGAAGAACTTTTGAGTTTGAAGGTGAATAACCTATTTTTGGATGATGGTTATATTACCGTGTTCGGCAAAAGGAAGAAAGAGAGGGCGGTGCCGATTGGTCAACCAGCAATCCAAGCGATAAGAGACTACTGGAACCTTTCAAGACCGAAATATCTGAAAAAACCGACCGAGTACCTATTTTTGAATACCCGGGGTAAAAGGTTATCAAGGATGGGGCTCTGGAAGATTTTGAATTACTTTATTAGAAAGGCGAAGATAACAAAGCCGGTCTCTCCCCATACCTTCCGGCATACCTTTGCCACCCACCTCTTGGAAGGAGGGGCAAATTTAAGGGCGGTCCAAGAGATGTTGGGACATTCCTCAATTACCACTACCCAGATTTATACCAAAATTGAGCGGGAATACCTAAAAGAGGTTTATAAAACATTCCATCCCAGAAGTTAAGTTTTGAAAAATCAAATACTTAGATAAAAGGGAATAGGGGAGAAGCAAAAATTATGCCAAACTGAAAATTTTACTAAAATTAAAATAAAAATTTAGTGTCCAATTTTGGGGGGTATTTCCGTATTTATTATAGAGTGCTATGAAGAAGTTAATTAAGGATTTTCCCTTTTTGGAGTTATCCGCCTGGGGCGGATTTATAATTATCAGAAGAGAGGTTGAGGAGGTGTTATCGGGTAATTAGTCCTTAACGAAAATGGCATTAAGAGTGAGATTTTTATCAAATAGGAGGGTTTTATCTTTATAAAAAGGGGTGTAGCATACAGGGGATGGTATCAGGGATTTAATAGAAGGGATAATAGAAGTTATAAGAAAAGGTATAATTTTTAATTTAATAAGAGATTTAATAAAGGGTTTAATTGAGAATTTAATAGATACTCTAAAAGAGGGTATAAAGAGAGGGATAAAGAGAAGCCTAAATTAGGGTATAATCCAGAGCCTAATCAGTGGTTTAATCCAAAGTCTAAATAGAAGCCTAATCATAAGAGAAACTTTAAGGCACCTTCATCGCAAAAGGAATGTCTTTTTAATATCCTCAAAACCTTGCAAGAATAGGGTATCTGGTATTTAAGGGAGGTCTGGAAATTAAACGGGTTGGGATAATAATGATCGACACCGATATCCATATTACGGATATAAATATATTCCTTAACATATCTCCTCCCTTTTATTTAGCAATAACTAATTTCTTTCTTATCCCTCTTTTTTCTTTTATATCAAGTTCCAAGATATAAACCCCTGGCTCCATCCCTTTTAATGGAATTTTTAACTCATTCCCCCTTCTTTCCTTAATCTCCCAAACCTTTATTAGTCTTCCTGCTGGGTCATAGATCTTCACTCTTTCTATAGTCAAAGGAGAAAAGATACGGACAGCGGTTCTTGCTGGATTGGGGTAAATTTTGGGCGGTGGGCGGAGAGCGGCGGGCGAATAGCGGTCTTCTTCTATCACACCGATTGGAAACCCATTTGGGTCTAAAACCTCACCATTTCTACTCACCCGAGCACAATAAATCCGATAACAGGTATAATTCCAATAATCCTCCCAGACAACCAAATAGTTCGTCCCACCAAAGGCAACGGAAAGATAAAAATAATCTGGACCCCACTGTCTGGCGGTTGCGATGAAGATGCCGTTTGTGTCTAAAACAATCCCCTCCGGCAAGACCCTGGCACAATAAATATCTAGATCATATCCCCCGTGACGTTCGTCTTTCCAGGCGACAAGGTAGTTTGTGCCCCCAAAAGCGATTGAAGGATCAGTTTGGCCATATGGTCCGTGTGAGATAAGAATACCATTTGTGTCTAAAACAACCCCGGCTGGTGAAATCCGAGCACCATAAATTCCAGTGTCTCGCCAGACAACAAAATAGTTTGTCCCATCAAAGGCAATTGAAGGGGTAAGTTGCCACATTGGGGCGGTTGAGATTGGGATACCGGCTGTGTCTAAAACAACCCCGGCTGGTGAAACCCTGGCACCATAAATATCAGGATAGTCACCGCTGCGGTAGTCCTCCCAGACAACAAGGTAGTTTGTGCCATCAGAGGCAACTGAAGGACACCCTTGAGAATATGCGGCGGTTGAGATTGGGATACCTTTTGTGTCTAAAACAATCCCGGCCGGTGAAACCCTGGCACCATAAATGTCATAAGAAGAGGCGCGAGAGTCAGCCCAGACAACAAGGTAATTTACCCCATCAAAGGTAATTGAAGGCTCAACGTGCCAACTTGCGTTAATTGAGATGGGAATGCCATTGGTATCTAAAACAATCCCTTGCGGTGAGACCCGAGCACCATAAATGTGGGGATAAGCACCATTGCGCCAGTCCTCCCAGACAACAAGGTAGTTTGTGCCATCAAAGGCAACCGAAGGAAAAACCTGGGCATCTTCCGCGGTTGATATGGAAAAACCCTGGGGATCTAAGACAATACCGGCCGGTGAAACCCGAGCACCATAAATGTCAGCATAATAACCATTCCGCCAGTCAGTCCAGACAACAAGGTAGTTTGTGCCATCAAAGGCAACCGAAGGTTCCTTCTGATGAGGGGGTATTGGTTCACTATTATATTTTGCTGAAATCCATTCCTCAAAGGTTCCTGGTTCTCTTCCATAAGGGTCAATCCAACGCGTAACCGGTATTGAATCATAGGGGTCGGCATAAATGATCGACACCGATATCCATATTACGGATATAAATATATTCCTTAACATATCTCCTCCCTTTTATTTAGCAATAACTAATTTCTTTCTTATCCCTCTTTTCTCTTTTATATCAAGTTCCAAGATATAAACCCCTGGCTCCATCCCTTTTAATGGAATTTTTAACTCATTCCCCCTTCTTTCCTTAATCTCCCAAACCTTTATTAGTCTTCCTGCTGGGTCATAGATCTTCNNNNNNNNNNNNNNNNNNNNNNNNNNNNNNNNNNNNNNNNNNNNNNNNNNNNNNNNNNNNNNNNNNNNNNNNNNNNNNNNNNNNNNNNNNNNNNNNAGTCAAAGGAGAAAAGATACGGACAGCGGTTCTTGCTGGATTGGGGTAAATTTTGGGCGGTGGGCGGAGAGCGGCGGGCGAATAGCGGTCTTCTTCTATCACACCGATTGGAAACCCATTTGGGTCTAACACTTCACCGTTCCTATTCACCCGAGTACCGTAAATCCGAGAGGTATAATTTCGCTCATCTACCCAGACCACGAAATAGTTTGCGCCATCAAAGGCGATTGAGGGAGAAGATTGCTCATATGGTGAAGGAACATAAACAATACTCGTATCAATCAAGAATTCGCCAGTCGTTGATTGACCTTTTCCCTCTTCTCCTCCCCATTTCCGCTGGTATCTCCTTATAATCTCCTCTATAGGCTTCCTGGGGTTAAAAGGTAAAGGATTCTCCCAAGAATAACCGACAAGACCAATAAAAAATAGAAAGATAATTCTTCTTTTTGGTTTAATTTTATAAAATAACTTTTGGTAAAGGTAGGGAAGAGAAATTAAAAGGCAAAGGAAGGTGAACTTAAAATTTCTATTAATCATACCTAATTATACCGCCAAATAAAATTTTTGTCAAGAGGCAAAGGATAATATACCAGGTGATTTTAGACTTCCCCTGAGCAATCGTTTTCTGTTCTTTTTCCATATGCTAAGGTGCGGGTTATCTTGACCAATGGCAAAAATTGGTTATGATTGAGATTGGAAGTAAGTTAATAACGGAAATGGATAGAGTTTTGCGAGAGATTTTACCTTTCTGTCAGAAGCCAATTCGTTATACCGGAGGGGAATACAACCTTTTGCTAAAAGAGAGGAAAAAAGATACTATTCTTTTTGGTTTAATTTTCCCTGATGTCTATGAAGTTGGGATGTCTAATTATGGCCTTAAAATTCTTTATCATATTTTGAATCGCAACCCTTCGGTAATCGCCGAGAGGGCTTACGCCCCTTGGCCCGATTTCGGTCGGTTATTAAAAGGGAAGGGGATACCT
This sequence is a window from candidate division WOR-3 bacterium. Protein-coding genes within it:
- a CDS encoding T9SS type A sorting domain-containing protein encodes the protein MSIIYADPYDSIPVTRWIDPYGREPGTFEEWISAKYNSEPIPPHQKEPSVAFDGTNYLVVWTDWRNGYYADIYGARVSPAGIVLDPQGFSISTAEDAQVFPSVAFDGTNYLVVWEDWRNGAYPHIYGARVSPQGIVLDTNGIPISINASWHVEPSITFDGVNYLVVWADSRASSYDIYGARVSPAGIVLDTKGIPISTAAYSQGCPSVASDGTNYLVVWEDYRSGDYPDIYGARVSPAGVVLDTAGIPISTAPMWQLTPSIAFDGTNYFVVWRDTGIYGARISPAGVVLDTNGILISHGPYGQTDPSIAFGGTNYLVAWKDERHGGYDLDIYCARVLPEGIVLDTNGIFIATARQWGPDYFYLSVAFGGTNYLVVWEDYWNYTCYRIYCARVSRNGEVLDPNGFPIGVIEEDRYSPAALRPPPKIYPNPARTAVRIFSPLTIERVKIYDPAGRLIKVWEIKERRGNELKIPLKGMEPGVYILELDIKEKRGIRKKLVIAK
- the xerD gene encoding site-specific tyrosine recombinase XerD, with translation MRGEFAQALGSFANFLIAERGLTKTSADFYLTDVRQFLSTTERESLAEIGSKDIRDYVKKMYSLNLSAASVARKIISLRQFFRFLLKESLIKNDPTEDIELPKTKRKLPVVLTVEEIERIIKVCEEEGSYEGLRAKAMIEILYGCGLRAEELLSLKVNNLFLDDGYITVFGKRKKERAVPIGQPAIQAIRDYWNLSRPKYLKKPTEYLFLNTRGKRLSRMGLWKILNYFIRKAKITKPVSPHTFRHTFATHLLEGGANLRAVQEMLGHSSITTTQIYTKIEREYLKEVYKTFHPRS